A genomic stretch from uncultured Pseudodesulfovibrio sp. includes:
- a CDS encoding methyl-accepting chemotaxis protein — translation MLRKVTIKTRILVLIASIVIFILGFSLAFLNGVGKVKDIGVERSGDAMLQGEERKLQVATHSMAVSISEAIAETSDLDGKIEIIRKLVDKIRFEEDSSGYFFVYNNTTNIALPTNHSLHGKDLKDLKDKNGIALVAELNKKAHDGGGFVEYIWPKPEKGDQPKLSYAELIPGTDMWIGTGVYLDNVAHEKQRITEDIDSLVSTYVWAIGGVIIAVLILVILPFCLLIVRSIIQPLNEAVALADHVASGDLTVDIHSEYKDEPGLLTAALGQMVERLRAIVGQSKYGADQVASGSTEVTESAQSLAEGASRQAAAVEEVSAAMEEMIGQIGRNTENAAQTEKMANQTAHDAQRGGDTVMEAVDSIKNIAEKISIIEEIARQTNLLALNAAIEAARAGEAGKGFAVVAAEVRKLAERSGTAAAEIGELSSTTLTKADQAGAMLTKMVPDIRKTADLVQEISAASIEQNSGAQEINQAIQDLDNVIQHNASASEELAATANEFTNHATSLQRGMQFFNIGHHESQTFTSTHSVSPAKKTAQLPPSKPTAAADADNGFSLGMKASSDEGFERF, via the coding sequence ATGTTAAGAAAAGTTACCATCAAGACACGTATTTTGGTGCTTATTGCCAGCATCGTCATTTTTATCCTCGGCTTTTCCCTCGCCTTCCTCAACGGTGTTGGAAAGGTAAAAGATATAGGTGTTGAACGTTCTGGTGATGCCATGCTTCAAGGAGAGGAACGAAAACTTCAGGTAGCCACTCATTCCATGGCGGTCAGCATTAGTGAAGCCATTGCCGAGACCTCTGACCTTGACGGGAAAATCGAAATCATCCGCAAGCTGGTGGATAAAATCCGTTTTGAAGAAGACAGTTCCGGCTATTTCTTTGTTTACAACAACACCACAAACATCGCCTTGCCGACCAATCACTCCCTGCACGGCAAGGACTTGAAAGACCTCAAAGATAAAAACGGCATTGCCCTTGTAGCCGAGCTCAACAAAAAGGCCCATGACGGCGGCGGGTTCGTCGAATACATTTGGCCCAAACCGGAAAAAGGCGACCAACCGAAACTGTCCTACGCCGAACTCATTCCCGGAACAGACATGTGGATCGGCACCGGTGTTTATCTGGACAATGTAGCCCATGAAAAGCAGCGTATTACCGAAGATATCGACTCACTGGTTTCAACATATGTATGGGCCATCGGTGGCGTCATCATCGCCGTCCTCATTCTGGTTATCCTGCCGTTCTGTCTGCTCATCGTCCGTTCCATCATCCAGCCTCTCAACGAAGCAGTCGCCCTGGCTGACCATGTGGCTTCCGGCGACCTGACTGTAGACATACATTCTGAATATAAGGATGAGCCCGGATTGCTGACCGCAGCACTCGGCCAGATGGTCGAACGACTGCGGGCCATCGTCGGACAATCGAAATATGGCGCAGACCAAGTGGCATCCGGAAGCACGGAAGTGACCGAATCCGCCCAGTCACTGGCAGAAGGTGCAAGCCGTCAGGCCGCTGCCGTGGAAGAAGTCTCTGCCGCCATGGAAGAAATGATCGGCCAGATCGGACGCAACACGGAAAACGCTGCCCAAACGGAAAAAATGGCAAATCAGACGGCGCACGATGCCCAACGCGGCGGCGACACCGTTATGGAAGCCGTGGATTCCATCAAGAACATTGCCGAAAAAATCTCCATCATCGAAGAGATCGCCCGACAGACCAACCTACTGGCACTGAATGCAGCCATTGAAGCCGCTCGTGCAGGTGAAGCAGGCAAAGGTTTTGCCGTTGTCGCGGCGGAAGTCCGCAAACTGGCTGAACGAAGCGGTACGGCTGCCGCCGAAATCGGCGAACTCTCTTCCACGACCCTGACTAAAGCAGACCAAGCCGGAGCCATGCTGACTAAAATGGTCCCTGACATCCGCAAAACAGCCGATCTGGTACAGGAAATTTCCGCAGCGAGTATCGAACAGAACTCCGGGGCTCAGGAAATCAATCAGGCCATTCAGGATCTGGATAACGTCATCCAGCACAATGCAAGCGCATCCGAAGAGTTGGCAGCCACTGCCAACGAATTCACCAACCATGCAACCAGCCTGCAAAGAGGTATGCAATTCTTTAACATTGGTCATCATGAAAGCCAGACATTCACATCCACACACTCTGTTAGCCCGGCGAAAAAAACGGCCCAACTGCCACCGTCAAAACCGACAGCCGCCGCTGATGCAGACAATGGATTTTCTCTCGGTATGAAGGCCAGTTCTGACGAAGGATTCGAACGGTTCTAA
- a CDS encoding cyanophycin synthetase produces the protein MTHIKKYSQLVEYMDKLGLFHMDLSLDRMEKFMAAHGVFDIPVVHVVGTNGKGSTSAFFGSIARAHGLKVGLFTSPHFVSPRERVQVNRSMLSREVWVELANVVLATPGGEELTYFEFQTCLALLAFEREGVDVAVMEAGLGGKYDATNVLAPGLTLFTPIGMDHEKMLGSTLAEIAADKAGAIRHGGVALTGPQEADAMMQLQNRAQDIGARLMYAVDLAEPVRDVTLGLKGIHQTMNAQLALAGWRWFAAGHSIRSESQTEAFGMESTFVPGRLQTVTVAGRDIILDGAHNSHALTALSAALNAQGVRPGCVIFACLKDKDLAPMIPLVQGLTDGPIFVPTMVSERARSADLLAESLGDRAQPVSSMKSALDMGAALPEPTLICGSLYLLAEFYRLYPEFLTV, from the coding sequence GTGACACATATTAAAAAATATTCCCAACTGGTTGAATACATGGACAAGCTCGGACTTTTTCATATGGATCTGAGTCTGGATCGTATGGAAAAATTCATGGCTGCGCACGGTGTGTTTGACATACCTGTAGTCCATGTGGTCGGAACTAATGGCAAAGGTTCTACTTCTGCCTTTTTCGGCTCCATTGCCCGCGCCCATGGTCTCAAAGTGGGGCTTTTCACTTCGCCGCATTTTGTTTCGCCCCGAGAACGGGTGCAGGTGAACAGATCCATGCTTTCTCGTGAGGTATGGGTGGAACTTGCCAATGTCGTGCTGGCTACACCCGGAGGCGAGGAACTGACGTATTTTGAATTCCAGACCTGTCTTGCTCTGCTCGCATTCGAGCGGGAGGGGGTGGACGTGGCGGTCATGGAGGCCGGATTGGGTGGTAAATATGACGCCACCAACGTCCTGGCTCCAGGATTGACCTTGTTTACCCCTATCGGCATGGACCATGAAAAAATGCTTGGTTCGACTTTGGCAGAAATAGCTGCGGATAAAGCCGGTGCCATACGTCACGGCGGCGTTGCTCTGACCGGACCGCAGGAGGCAGATGCAATGATGCAGTTGCAGAACCGTGCTCAGGATATTGGGGCACGGTTAATGTACGCCGTGGATCTGGCTGAACCTGTCCGGGACGTGACTTTGGGGCTCAAGGGTATTCATCAGACCATGAATGCACAGCTTGCCCTGGCCGGGTGGCGTTGGTTTGCAGCAGGGCACTCCATACGGAGTGAGTCGCAGACTGAAGCATTCGGCATGGAGTCGACTTTTGTGCCGGGACGGTTGCAGACAGTGACCGTTGCCGGACGGGATATCATACTCGATGGGGCGCATAACAGTCACGCCCTGACTGCCCTTTCTGCGGCTCTCAACGCCCAGGGTGTTCGCCCTGGTTGCGTTATTTTCGCCTGCCTGAAGGATAAAGATCTGGCTCCGATGATTCCGTTGGTGCAAGGATTGACCGATGGTCCAATATTTGTCCCGACCATGGTGAGTGAACGGGCGAGAAGTGCTGATCTGCTGGCTGAATCATTGGGGGACAGAGCGCAGCCTGTGTCGTCGATGAAGTCGGCCCTTGACATGGGTGCGGCTTTGCCTGAGCCGACACTCATTTGCGGGTCGTTGTATTTGTTGGCGGAATTCTATAGGTTGTATCCGGAGTTTCTTACAGTCTAA
- the selA gene encoding L-seryl-tRNA(Sec) selenium transferase has translation MSQLFRYLPSVDQVLSSLASVEEFQSLPRTLVKALVNDFLDICREEIRSAVVTTEKQLSLEVLLPRLTVFVRVQSRPHFRRVLNGTGVVIHTNLGRSLLAKSAVKAVSDACAHYSNCEFDLSTGHRGSRYSHVEKILCDITGAEAALVVNNNAAAVFIMLETLAKGREVIVSRGQLVEIGGSFRIPDVMSKSGAILHEVGATNRSHVHDYENAINDATGALMRVHTSNFRVVGFTKEVTLPEMRELGDKYNLPVIEDLGSGSLYSLQAEGLLGEPTVQQTVAQGADVVSFSGDKVLGGPQAGIIVGRKDYIDRIKKNPINRAMRIDKMTLAALEATLRLYLDMDEARRKVPTLRMITASQEALKSKARRLAEAIRTALGERAVVSMKKGVSRVGGGAFPEYDLPGTMVSVGVNNIFVGDLKDALLQTDPPLVARIEDDEFLLDPRTLTSSELKLAASALKQAVVFLTEK, from the coding sequence ATGAGCCAACTTTTCAGATATCTGCCGTCCGTGGATCAGGTGCTTTCCTCCTTGGCCTCTGTTGAGGAGTTTCAATCTCTTCCGCGCACCTTGGTCAAGGCGCTGGTTAATGATTTTCTGGACATCTGCCGGGAAGAAATCCGTTCCGCTGTTGTCACTACAGAAAAGCAGTTGAGCCTTGAGGTGTTGCTGCCTCGATTGACCGTATTTGTCCGGGTACAGTCCCGGCCTCATTTCAGGCGGGTGCTCAACGGTACGGGCGTTGTCATTCACACCAATCTGGGCCGATCTCTTCTTGCCAAGTCTGCCGTCAAGGCTGTGTCGGATGCGTGCGCCCATTATTCAAATTGTGAATTTGATCTGTCCACCGGGCACCGGGGCAGCCGGTATTCCCATGTGGAGAAGATTCTGTGCGATATTACAGGGGCAGAGGCGGCATTGGTGGTTAATAACAACGCTGCCGCCGTGTTCATCATGCTGGAAACCCTGGCAAAGGGGCGTGAAGTCATCGTGTCCCGTGGTCAGCTTGTGGAGATCGGCGGCTCGTTTCGTATCCCTGATGTAATGTCCAAGTCCGGTGCGATCCTGCATGAAGTCGGGGCCACCAACCGAAGTCATGTTCATGATTATGAGAATGCCATCAACGACGCAACGGGTGCGCTCATGCGGGTGCATACTTCCAATTTTCGGGTGGTCGGATTCACCAAGGAAGTCACCCTGCCGGAAATGCGCGAACTTGGTGACAAGTATAATCTGCCGGTTATCGAAGACCTTGGAAGTGGGTCGCTCTATTCATTGCAGGCTGAAGGGTTGCTCGGCGAGCCCACGGTTCAGCAGACTGTTGCACAGGGTGCGGATGTGGTTTCCTTTTCTGGCGACAAGGTACTTGGCGGTCCCCAGGCGGGGATTATCGTTGGTCGCAAGGATTACATTGATCGTATCAAGAAGAACCCGATTAACCGGGCCATGCGTATTGACAAGATGACACTGGCTGCCCTTGAGGCGACTTTGCGGCTTTATCTCGACATGGATGAAGCGAGACGCAAGGTGCCGACCTTAAGAATGATCACTGCTTCCCAGGAAGCTCTCAAGAGCAAGGCGCGTCGACTGGCCGAAGCCATTCGCACGGCCCTTGGAGAACGGGCGGTGGTTTCCATGAAAAAAGGCGTCTCACGAGTGGGGGGCGGTGCTTTCCCCGAGTATGACCTGCCTGGCACTATGGTTTCTGTTGGTGTGAATAATATTTTTGTGGGTGATTTGAAGGACGCACTTCTTCAGACCGACCCGCCGTTGGTGGCACGCATCGAGGATGATGAATTCCTTCTTGATCCGCGTACGTTGACTTCGTCCGAACTCAAGCTGGCTGCTTCCGCTTTGAAGCAGGCGGTGGTTTTCCTGACCGAAAAATAA
- a CDS encoding aminopeptidase → MSKKKILEYEPKTAWEVYSSKKDRKAMDSMAKEYVTFLSECKTERLVMDYVRKRVEKAGFKDDLKASLAYRFNRNKTCFLARKGKRPLSEGFRLVGAHADCPRLDLKQRPLYEDTDICLAKTHYYGGIRKYQWLTIPLALHGTVVKKSGEEITVCIGEDPKDPVFTITDLLPHLAANEMGKKVSDAFEAEKLNLYFGHSPVAKETKDEDKAKEPVKRMVLELLNKRYGIDEADFFSAEMQAVPAGPARFVGLDEATIGGYGQDDRSSVFCALEAMLAEEEPEYAQIVLFWDKEEIGSEGATGAKSYFFEYCMEELAEAWEPGARLSSIFMNGSVLSADVSAAMDPDHKDVYEPLNAARLGYGPCFNKFTGHRGKVGANDAHPDYIGWLRRILDDAGIPWHMSELGKVDVGGGGTVAKFLAVYGMDVIDVGVPVLSMHSPFELASKADIYACTLAFREFLKQ, encoded by the coding sequence ATGAGCAAGAAAAAGATACTCGAATATGAACCGAAGACCGCGTGGGAAGTATATTCCTCCAAGAAAGATCGCAAGGCCATGGATTCCATGGCGAAGGAGTATGTGACTTTCCTCAGCGAGTGCAAGACTGAACGTCTTGTTATGGATTATGTGCGGAAAAGAGTGGAAAAAGCAGGGTTTAAGGATGACCTCAAGGCTTCTCTAGCCTATCGTTTTAACAGGAATAAAACGTGTTTTCTTGCGAGAAAGGGCAAACGACCATTGTCTGAAGGCTTTCGTCTTGTCGGAGCGCATGCAGACTGCCCGCGTCTTGATTTGAAACAGCGTCCGCTCTATGAAGATACGGATATTTGCCTCGCCAAAACGCATTACTATGGTGGTATCCGCAAGTACCAATGGTTGACTATTCCGTTGGCTCTGCATGGTACGGTGGTCAAGAAATCCGGTGAAGAAATCACGGTGTGTATCGGTGAAGATCCCAAAGATCCGGTATTTACTATCACTGATCTGCTGCCACATCTGGCGGCGAATGAAATGGGAAAAAAAGTCTCTGATGCCTTCGAGGCAGAGAAGTTGAATTTGTATTTTGGCCATTCTCCGGTAGCCAAAGAGACAAAAGATGAAGACAAGGCCAAAGAGCCGGTCAAGCGCATGGTGCTTGAGTTGCTGAATAAGCGGTACGGCATTGATGAGGCAGATTTTTTTAGTGCGGAAATGCAGGCAGTTCCGGCTGGTCCTGCACGATTTGTCGGTCTGGATGAAGCCACCATCGGTGGCTATGGTCAAGATGACCGTTCCAGTGTCTTCTGCGCCCTTGAAGCGATGCTTGCCGAAGAAGAGCCTGAATATGCGCAGATTGTCCTGTTTTGGGATAAGGAAGAGATCGGCTCCGAGGGAGCAACTGGTGCGAAATCGTATTTCTTTGAGTACTGCATGGAAGAGTTGGCTGAAGCGTGGGAGCCTGGCGCACGGCTGTCTTCTATCTTTATGAACGGCTCAGTATTGTCAGCAGATGTTTCTGCGGCTATGGACCCGGATCATAAGGATGTCTATGAACCGCTCAACGCCGCTCGTTTGGGGTATGGCCCTTGCTTTAACAAGTTTACCGGCCATCGAGGTAAGGTCGGGGCCAACGATGCCCATCCGGATTATATCGGCTGGCTCAGGCGTATTCTCGATGATGCTGGTATTCCGTGGCATATGTCCGAGCTTGGCAAGGTGGATGTTGGCGGTGGTGGTACTGTTGCCAAATTCCTTGCCGTGTATGGTATGGATGTCATCGACGTCGGCGTACCCGTCCTGTCCATGCATTCGCCTTTCGAGTTGGCTTCCAAAGCGGATATCTATGCCTGCACTCTGGCATTCAGGGAATTCCTTAAACAATAG
- a CDS encoding tetratricopeptide repeat protein, whose translation MSHFLKLSLILLLLVFLSVGCVAEKMINQIPERQGTKAYLKKDYTTAIAKYGEASRNDNADAKYALATMYMEGKGVDKDMAKTLQLLEQACAQEQKDALLLLGLFYVYGDNVPTDAARGASLIYRAGVAKNDVAMYYMGHLYAAGVGVEKDLRRARMWMNNAKEFGFPVKKELLTLKGLEALYAD comes from the coding sequence ATGAGCCATTTTCTCAAATTAAGCCTCATCCTCTTACTGCTTGTTTTCCTGTCTGTCGGTTGCGTTGCTGAAAAAATGATCAATCAAATTCCCGAACGGCAGGGGACCAAGGCATACCTGAAAAAAGACTACACTACCGCTATTGCCAAATACGGTGAAGCGTCACGCAACGACAATGCTGACGCCAAATACGCTCTGGCCACCATGTATATGGAAGGCAAAGGTGTGGACAAGGACATGGCGAAAACCTTGCAACTCCTTGAACAGGCATGTGCTCAGGAACAGAAGGACGCATTACTCCTGCTTGGCCTGTTTTACGTTTACGGAGATAATGTTCCGACTGACGCAGCCAGGGGAGCCTCTCTTATATACAGAGCCGGTGTCGCGAAAAATGATGTCGCCATGTACTACATGGGGCATTTATACGCAGCAGGTGTCGGCGTGGAAAAAGATCTTCGGCGGGCACGGATGTGGATGAACAACGCCAAGGAATTCGGGTTTCCCGTAAAAAAAGAGCTCCTGACCCTTAAAGGACTCGAAGCCCTGTACGCGGATTAA
- a CDS encoding FecR domain-containing protein, translating to MTHMKINLCIMVLLFSAVCLLPSQSLAAESSGHPFPIGEVIHIMGFVSAEPPGSEPRKLELKSPVFRNETIVTGKTGNVEIRFTDATVYSQGAESTLSLDDYIFSEDASISKLLFTMGKGTFRFVTGQIVKQNPEAFTLTTPMTSIGIRGTEPFAIVENQRESIGVFDIDTEHTVVVTSEINSISMSEAGLMTIIELGRPLSPPFPIPAEVRDKVIKVAPMTSLGEYGPYGSKSDLNLKVDGFESLLNAEKNQIGGLNIRPDYDQLRRIAVLERGLSNAESERDGKTQADTSLGGSENTGVSGGGGGVDGGPTGGPTSP from the coding sequence ATGACACACATGAAAATCAACCTTTGCATTATGGTGCTGTTATTCTCGGCTGTCTGCCTGCTTCCTAGCCAGTCACTGGCTGCCGAATCTTCAGGACATCCTTTTCCCATAGGCGAAGTAATCCATATCATGGGGTTTGTTTCAGCCGAACCCCCAGGCAGTGAGCCCAGAAAGCTGGAATTGAAGAGCCCGGTTTTCAGGAATGAAACCATTGTCACCGGGAAAACCGGCAACGTGGAAATCCGTTTCACTGATGCCACTGTTTATTCGCAAGGAGCCGAATCAACCCTTTCTCTGGACGATTACATTTTCTCCGAAGACGCATCCATTTCAAAACTTCTTTTCACGATGGGCAAGGGAACATTTCGTTTTGTCACAGGCCAGATCGTCAAACAGAATCCTGAAGCCTTTACTCTGACAACCCCCATGACCTCCATAGGCATTCGAGGCACCGAGCCTTTTGCGATTGTCGAAAATCAACGGGAAAGCATTGGTGTTTTCGACATTGATACCGAACACACAGTGGTCGTCACCTCAGAAATTAATAGTATCTCAATGTCCGAGGCAGGTCTCATGACCATCATTGAACTAGGTCGCCCCCTCTCACCGCCCTTTCCCATCCCAGCAGAAGTCCGCGACAAAGTCATCAAGGTGGCACCCATGACCAGTCTGGGAGAATATGGCCCGTATGGTTCCAAATCTGACTTAAACCTCAAAGTTGACGGATTCGAGAGCCTTCTAAATGCTGAAAAAAATCAAATAGGTGGACTGAATATCCGACCAGACTACGATCAACTCCGCAGGATTGCCGTTCTCGAACGAGGTCTCAGCAACGCCGAAAGCGAACGTGACGGCAAAACGCAAGCTGACACGAGTCTGGGTGGAAGTGAAAACACAGGCGTCAGCGGAGGTGGAGGTGGAGTCGATGGTGGACCTACGGGCGGTCCTACAAGCCCATAA
- a CDS encoding tetratricopeptide repeat protein, which translates to MKIRFIQKALILAMIAVFSTGCVVTAQMAERRGDKSYQQQDYVNAFEQYSEAADNGSTAALYHLAVMYAEGQGVQENMTKAADLLQQASAQDQEDAQLMLGLFYIYGDGVQQDPVKGAEWIKSSAENGNDVAMYYLGNLYAAGLGVAKDLPTALYWMEKAKDSGFPVKDEQLTEAGLATQYTN; encoded by the coding sequence ATGAAAATACGATTCATACAAAAAGCACTAATCCTGGCTATGATCGCCGTTTTCTCGACGGGATGCGTTGTCACAGCTCAAATGGCCGAACGCAGAGGGGACAAATCATACCAACAACAGGACTATGTAAATGCTTTTGAACAATACTCAGAAGCGGCCGATAACGGCAGCACAGCAGCCCTGTATCACCTGGCCGTCATGTACGCCGAAGGACAAGGGGTTCAAGAAAACATGACCAAGGCCGCGGACCTGTTGCAGCAAGCTTCCGCACAGGACCAGGAAGATGCCCAACTCATGCTTGGCCTGTTCTATATTTATGGCGACGGCGTCCAGCAAGATCCGGTCAAAGGAGCCGAATGGATCAAATCATCCGCTGAAAATGGCAACGATGTTGCCATGTACTACCTCGGCAACCTGTATGCTGCCGGTCTGGGTGTAGCCAAAGACCTGCCCACAGCTCTGTATTGGATGGAAAAAGCCAAAGACTCCGGTTTCCCGGTCAAAGACGAACAACTTACAGAAGCAGGCCTTGCCACCCAGTATACAAACTGA
- a CDS encoding FecR domain-containing protein, whose protein sequence is MRIAEKLIRTTMLTILSICMTQFAAFAAGTPIGEVVSMIGSVVAEQPDGTVRQLELNEQIITQDVIVTGIKSTVEILFKDESIYSQGPEARISLDDFVYSEEKSASRLLFSMGKGTFRYVTGQIVKTNPDAFALQTPTTTIGIRGTEVFAVVTPQKEEIGNTKLSKGHTMTVGNKSLDTPRTSVSVDPMTGAISDPTPVSQETINKVVKEAPMTSQGELGNADVSSKDIERKIESFKQQIERNKGSLGSLDDKPDYAKLHRLKVQKTSLETSESNHDSGDTTGDLGGGGGGGGH, encoded by the coding sequence ATGCGCATTGCAGAAAAACTTATACGGACCACGATGCTGACGATTCTATCCATCTGTATGACTCAATTTGCGGCTTTTGCAGCTGGGACGCCAATCGGAGAAGTTGTTTCAATGATCGGGTCAGTTGTCGCGGAACAGCCTGACGGCACCGTCCGACAGCTTGAACTGAACGAACAGATCATTACTCAGGATGTTATCGTTACCGGCATCAAAAGCACTGTCGAAATACTCTTCAAAGACGAGTCGATTTACTCACAAGGGCCGGAAGCCCGTATTTCACTTGATGACTTCGTTTATTCAGAGGAAAAATCAGCCTCACGACTTCTCTTCAGCATGGGCAAGGGAACATTCAGGTATGTAACGGGACAGATCGTCAAGACGAACCCAGACGCATTTGCACTCCAGACACCGACTACAACCATCGGCATTCGAGGCACTGAAGTATTCGCCGTCGTCACTCCGCAAAAGGAAGAAATCGGCAACACAAAGCTCAGCAAAGGGCACACCATGACCGTCGGCAACAAGTCCCTTGACACACCACGGACTTCCGTCAGTGTCGACCCAATGACCGGCGCCATATCCGACCCGACTCCCGTCTCGCAAGAAACCATCAACAAAGTCGTGAAAGAAGCTCCCATGACTTCTCAGGGCGAACTTGGCAATGCTGACGTTTCCAGCAAGGATATCGAACGCAAGATAGAGTCTTTCAAACAGCAAATCGAGCGGAACAAAGGCAGTCTCGGCAGTCTGGACGACAAGCCTGATTACGCAAAGCTCCACAGACTTAAAGTTCAGAAAACCAGTCTTGAGACATCGGAAAGTAACCACGACAGTGGCGACACTACCGGCGACCTCGGCGGTGGCGGTGGCGGTGGCGGTCACTAG
- the selB gene encoding selenocysteine-specific translation elongation factor — protein sequence MPVIMGTAGHIDHGKTTLIKALTGIDCDRLSEEKKRGITIELGFAFLDLGEGNRLGIVDVPGHEKFVKNMVAGAAGIDFVVLVIAADEGIMPQTREHLEICQLLGVTTGVVVLTKTDMVDAEWLDMVREEVASYLEPTFLAGAPVIPVSAHTGEGLEALKDQLRVLMAEFKPRRRSDLFRLPVDRVFTMKGHGTVVTGTMVSGAISVGEDVLLYPGGAATKVRSLQSHGETVETAQAGRRTAINLHGLEVDDIRRGDVLARPGSLFPSDVWDIELTVLDSSHLPLKHRKEIHFHHGAREVLARVHLLDREDLKPGETCVCQVRFSEPLAAVYGDRVVMRSFSPLRAFAGGRVIGPVGHKVKRFSGKVELMQQLAAELPEKVVSAQLELTGPAGLTFAELLIMTNLETKGLEKILGMLGGQQKAVLFDKETRRYAGGDLAASLGESLLAFLKAFHARDSMKPGVQRGELASSWGRDLPSKLFHFVVERALKAGDVVAEQELLKLKGHKVSLASDQRKVRERILDAYVKGGSTPPNLKDVLGPLGMDFKQAAGVLKLLQEQGELVRLSGDMYYHKAVLDKIQDRIVSFFVDKKEMSAPDCKEITGLSRKYLIPILEYFDKEKLTVRVGDVRHLRKRS from the coding sequence ATGCCCGTTATCATGGGAACAGCCGGTCACATCGACCACGGAAAGACAACGCTCATCAAGGCTCTCACTGGTATCGATTGTGATCGGTTATCTGAGGAAAAGAAACGTGGAATCACCATTGAACTCGGTTTTGCCTTTCTCGATCTAGGAGAGGGGAATCGGCTCGGCATCGTGGATGTTCCGGGTCATGAGAAGTTCGTGAAGAACATGGTGGCCGGTGCCGCCGGTATTGATTTTGTGGTTTTGGTCATTGCCGCAGACGAAGGTATCATGCCTCAGACACGCGAGCATCTGGAAATTTGTCAGTTGCTTGGGGTGACCACCGGTGTGGTTGTTTTGACCAAGACCGATATGGTCGATGCCGAGTGGCTCGACATGGTGCGAGAAGAGGTCGCTTCCTATCTTGAACCGACCTTTCTTGCCGGTGCGCCGGTGATTCCCGTCTCTGCGCATACGGGTGAAGGTCTTGAAGCGCTCAAAGATCAGCTGCGTGTCCTGATGGCCGAATTCAAGCCGCGACGGCGCTCTGATCTTTTTCGTTTGCCTGTGGACCGTGTGTTTACCATGAAAGGGCACGGTACCGTCGTTACCGGGACCATGGTTTCAGGGGCCATTTCTGTGGGGGAAGATGTGCTTCTTTATCCCGGCGGTGCCGCCACCAAAGTACGAAGCCTGCAATCTCATGGAGAGACTGTGGAGACTGCACAGGCCGGACGGAGGACTGCTATCAACCTGCACGGGCTGGAAGTGGACGACATCAGGCGGGGAGACGTGCTGGCCCGTCCCGGCTCATTGTTTCCATCAGACGTTTGGGATATAGAGCTGACCGTTCTCGATTCCTCACATTTGCCTCTCAAACATCGAAAGGAAATACATTTCCATCATGGCGCGCGTGAGGTGCTGGCACGTGTCCACCTGCTGGATAGAGAAGACCTGAAACCAGGTGAAACCTGTGTCTGTCAGGTTCGGTTCTCTGAACCATTGGCCGCAGTATATGGAGATCGTGTTGTAATGCGCTCCTTTTCCCCTCTCAGGGCTTTTGCGGGCGGTCGGGTTATAGGGCCGGTCGGACACAAGGTAAAACGGTTCTCGGGCAAGGTGGAGCTTATGCAGCAACTTGCTGCCGAGCTTCCTGAAAAGGTGGTCTCTGCACAACTGGAGCTGACTGGTCCGGCCGGGTTGACCTTTGCCGAGCTGTTGATCATGACTAATCTTGAGACCAAGGGGCTTGAGAAAATCTTGGGCATGCTGGGTGGTCAACAGAAGGCTGTCTTGTTCGACAAGGAAACACGCCGTTATGCCGGTGGAGATCTTGCTGCCTCACTGGGGGAAAGCCTTCTTGCCTTTCTGAAGGCTTTCCACGCAAGAGATTCCATGAAACCCGGCGTACAGCGCGGTGAACTGGCGTCGTCGTGGGGCAGGGATTTGCCGTCAAAGCTGTTTCATTTCGTAGTGGAGCGGGCACTCAAGGCCGGCGATGTCGTTGCCGAGCAGGAACTGCTCAAACTCAAGGGACATAAAGTTTCTCTGGCTTCGGATCAGCGGAAAGTGCGTGAGAGGATACTCGACGCTTACGTCAAGGGGGGCAGTACCCCTCCGAATCTCAAGGACGTTCTTGGTCCGCTCGGCATGGATTTCAAGCAGGCTGCCGGTGTTTTGAAGTTGCTGCAGGAACAAGGTGAACTGGTACGTCTTTCAGGCGATATGTACTATCACAAGGCTGTGCTGGACAAGATTCAGGATAGGATCGTTTCCTTCTTTGTCGACAAGAAGGAGATGTCCGCTCCTGACTGTAAGGAAATCACCGGGTTGTCGCGCAAGTATCTTATTCCAATCCTGGAATATTTCGACAAGGAAAAGTTGACGGTTCGCGTCGGAGACGTGCGTCATCTCCGGAAACGTTCTTGA